The sequence ACCTATCGCGCCCTGGCCGACGCCTGCGGAACGAGCCCGGACACGGTCCGCCGCCGCCTCGGGCGGCTCTGCGCCTCGGGCATGCTCCAGCCCCGCTGCGAGGTCGCCCGCCCTCTGTCGGAGTGGCCCGTCACAGCGATTCTCTGGGGGAGAGTGGCCGCGGAGGAGCTGGAAAGCGCCTCCCGTTCCATCACCGGCGCCCGCGGGGTACGGCTGTGCGGCGGCCTCACCGGCCGGAACAACATCCTCGTCGTGGCGTGGGTGAAGTCCCTCTCCGACACCCAGCGCTTCGAGATACGACTCACCCAGCGCCCCCCGGCCTGGATATCACCGACCGTGCCGTGGCCCTCCGGCCACTGAAACTCAGCGGCCGTCTGCTCGACGAACGCGGCTACCGTATCGGCGGTGTCCCGGCTGGACGTCCTCACCGCCGGCGCCGGCTGACGAGATCGAGGGCGATCGGCCGCCGACTCCGCATGACCTCGCGCATCGTCAGACGGTTCGCCGGTGACCGACTCGTTCGCGTCTCGGCGCCGCAGGGCGACGGCGATCGTGCCGCCGTCGATGTCAGAGGGGCGTTCGCCGTGCTCGCCGTCGAGTGCGTGTCCAGGCACCTGACATGCCGTCCCTGGCGATCAGGGGCGGGCCCAGTGTGAACCGACGCCGGCTTCGCGGGCCGCCGAGGCGTACGCCTCGTTGGCGCGGGACACGACGGACGCCGGGTGCGGGTCAGGTGGTGGAAGCGGGGCCGGGAGGCAGGTGGACGGTCATGATCAGGTGGCAGGTTTCGGTACCCGTGCCGCGGTAGGCGTGGGGGGCGTCGCCGTCGAAGGTGGCGGTCTGGTCGGCTTCGACGGCGTGTTCGGTGCCGTCGACGATCAGGGTCATGCGTCCGGAGGTGACACTGACGGTTTCGACGACCCCGGCCTGGTGGGGGTGGCTGGGGTACTCCTCGCCGGGTTCGAGTTTCCAGCGCCAGACCTCGACCGGGGCGGGTCCTGCGGTCGTCAGCATGAGCCGGGCCTCGCTGCCCTCGGCACCGGCCCACAACGGCATCACGGTGTCGGCGGCCACGACGCGGACACGGCTTTCCGAGGGTCCCTCCATCAGTGCGGACACCGAGACACCGAGGGTGTCGGCGAGCCTGACGAGCGTGGCGAAGTTCGGGTTGCCCTGAGCCTTCTCCAGTGCGACGAGGGCGCCCTTGCTGACCGTGGCGCGGCGGCCGAGCTCGTCCAGGGACAGGCCCGCGCGGGTGCGGGCCGCCCTGACGTTGTGCGCGAGTGTCCGCAGGGCCGCGTTCGTCTCGGGCATCCGATCACCATCCTTATATGGACCACTGGAATGCACCGTGCGGTCGGTTGGTTGACACCGGCCGGTCGGTTCGTTGTACAGTTTAGTCGTTCCATTGCATAGTAAGGGATGTACCGTGATCGCTCTGCTGCTGGCTCTGGGCAGCTCGCTCGCCTATGGATGCGCCGACTTCCTGGGCGGCCTCGGTGCGCGGAAGGCCCATGTCCTGCGCACCGTGATGATCGCCGCCCCGGCCTCTCTCGTGGTCGAGCTGCTGCTGTGGCCGTTCCTCGGTGCCTCGTTCGGCGTGCAGACCCTGGCCTGGGGCGCCGCCTCGGGTGTCGCATCGGCCGCCGCGTTCGCCCTGCTCTACAAGACCCTCGCCATCGGCCCGATGAGCGTGCTCTCCCCGGTGACCGCATTGGTCTCCGCCGTGCTGCCCGTCGGTGTGGGGCTGTTCCAAGGCGAGCACCTGGGACCGGCCGGACTGATCGGTCTGCCGCTCGCGCTTGCCGCAGTGGTAATGGTCAGCGCAGGGAAGGGCGCCGGGTCGGTACGCCCGTCCCGCGCCGCGCTGCTGCCGGCCTTCGGTGCGGGTGCCGCGATCGCCCTTCAGCTGATCTTCCTGCACCAGGCCCCCTCCGACAGCGGCGTCGGCCCGCTGATCATCGGCAGGGCGGTGTCTTCTGCCGTCACCCTCATCGCTGCCGGGGTGCTGTACCGCCGCCTGGGATCCGAGAAGCCCGCGTACGCGATGTCGGCCACCGCCGGCGTGCTGGACTCGGTGGCGAACCTGCTGTTCCTGCTCGCCGCCCGCAGCGGGGACCTCGCCGTCGTCGCCGTCATCACCGCCCTCTACCCGGCCGGCACCGTCCTGCTCGCCCGCAGCGTGCTCGGCGAACGCATCCACCGCAGCCAGCTCATCGGGCTCGGCACCGCCGCAGCTGCCGTCAGCCTCCTCGCTCTCACCTGATCACCCCGGCCGCGGCACCGACCGTGCAAGGAGCAGCATGTTCATCCAGCCTCGGGACGCCACCCCGGACGAGAGCGAAGGGCAGCCCTGGATCGCCGAAGGCCACGGCTTCGGACGGCTGAGCGTCAACGGCCTGCCCGGCCGGCCGGCCGTCGTCGCCCCCACCCACTTCACCACCGACAAACGGCGGCCTGCTGATCCGCCCCGCCCGCCCCCACCCGGTCCGGAAGGCGATCGAGCAGAACCCGGACGTCATCTTCACCGTCATCAGCGACTACGCCTTCGTCCCCGGCCGCCGGCGTGCCAAGCGGACGTGCGGGCGAAGTTCACGTACGACGACCACAGGCCCGTCGGGCAGCGTGCCGACGTCGCCGACCGCCTCGCCGAACGCGGACACAGCCTCGACGTGGCCACCGCGCGCCGGCAGCGCCGCCTCCCGGACCGCATCCGCATCTGGAAACCCTGCCCCCTCGCCCACCCGTACACGCCAAGGAACGGAGCCCCGCCCATGACCGTCTTCCGAATCGACCCAGCCGTCGCCGATGCCTTCCCCGACACCCTCATCGCCGTGGTCACCGCCACCGGCCTGCGCGGCCACGGGCCGTGGCCCGCCACGACCGCCACCCTTCAGGACCTGGAGCAGCAGCTCGCCGACGGCACCTGGCAGCCCGCCGACGAGACCGACCCGCGGATCGAGGCATGGCACACCGCCTACCGCTCCTTCGGCACCAACCCCCGCCGCATCCGTCCCAGCGTCGACGCGCTCGGCCGGCGCTTCACGAAAAAGGGAACCCTGCCACGCGTCAACCCGGCCGTCGACTCCTACAACGCCGTCTCCGTCCAGCACGGGCTGCCCGCCGGGGCCTTCGACCTCGACCACGTCACCGGCCGCATCGCCATCCAGTACGCCGACGGCACCGAAGAATTCACACCCCTCGGTGAACCGGGGACCACCGAGAACCCCAAGCCCGGCGAGATCGTCTACGCGGACACCACCGGCGTCCTGACCCGCCACTGGAACCACCGCGACGCCCACCGCACCCGCGTCACCGAAGACTCCACCCACGTCGCCTTCGTCTTCGAAACCCTCCACGTCTCGCGTGACGGCCACCTTCTCAAGGCCGCGGCGCTGGACCTTCAGGGCCTGCTCGCCCCACACACCGGACAGACCGCCGTGTACTACCTCAGCCCGGACCAGCCCCAGGTCACCGTCTGAGCACCGGCCCCGCGTGGACGCCCCGTGGGCGGGGGCTCCGGGTGCTGGGAAGCAAGGGCACAGCCGCTCCCCCACGAGCCAGGTCCACCCGTCCTGTCCGCGCAGGTCCGAGCACCGGATGCGCAGTGCGCAGACAGGCCCGGTCCACCGGTGTCACGCCCGTGGACCGGGCCGCGTGCCGCCGGTTCGGCTACTTCAGGTAGGGGCCTGCGGCGCCGATCCTGCCGGGCGCCGCGTTCCTGCCGCCCAGGTCGAGGACGTAGACGCGCAGGTTGCCCTTGCCGGGTGCGGCAACGGTGAGCTTGCCGTCGGAAACGGTGCGGGTGTCCCCGGTGACGGCGTCCTTGTAGGTGCCGTTCGGAATCCCGGTGTATGTGGCACCGCCGGTGACGGTCACGAGCGCGAAACTGTCGGTGCCGCTCGCGGCATCGGTGTAGCGGCGCTTGTACGCCATCGACCCGGCGATGCCCTCGGTGGAGTACTGGCCCATCTGTAGTGCGGGCACGGCGCGCCGGATCTCGTTGAGCCTCTGCAGATGCGTGACGAGCGGCTTGTCGAGCGTGTCGGCAACCTCGCCGGTGGCCGTGGAGACCTTGCCGAAGCCGGATGTCTTGACCGTGCCGGTGAGATGGTCGCCGTAGTAGGCGCGTCCGGTGGTCGCCAGCGGGCAGCTCGGCCCGCAGTCGATCTTCCTGCCCGCCTGGAATTCGATCTCGGAGCCGTAGTACAGGGTCGGGATGCCGCGGAACGTCCACATCAGGGACATGTTCTCGGCCCAGGCGTCGGTGCCTCCCGCGTAGCGTTCGCCGCTCTTGTTGGGCCCGTAGTCGTGACTGTCGACGTAGACGACGTTGTAGGTGGCGTCGTTGTAGCTGTCGTCGGAGTCCTTGCCGTTGTTGTAGGCGTTGTTCGCGTCACCGAAGTTCATGTGCATCCGCATGTCGATGACGTTCATGCCGGAGAACCGGCTGCGGTCCGGTGCGTGGTAGGTGTTCCCGTCCAGGAAGGCGTTGGTGGAGGCCGGCTGGGAACCGGTGCCCTGCTGCTGTTCGTAGGCGTACATCTCCAGGGCGGCCTTCTCGTCGTCCGCGCTGTACTCCTTGCGCTCCTTCCAGGTGAAGAACTGCGCGGAGTGGTTGACCGAGCCGCGGTTCCACTTGTCGTTCACGAAGGCTCCGACCTCGCCGAAGACGAAGAAGTTCTTCGCGGCCTCGGCGCCGAAGCGTGCGGTGACGCGCTCCTGGATGGCCGGCAGGAAGCGGCGGTTCCAGGTGGTGCGCGGAATATGGACGGCGGTGTCGATCCGGAAGCCGTCGACGCCCATGTCGATGTACTTGTTGTAGGCACCGATCAGGTAGTTCTGGACGGGCGCGCTCTCGGTGTTGAAGTCGGCGAGATCCTCGTGGAGCCAGCAGCTGCGGGAGTCCTCACCCTCCCAGTTCCCGAGCCAGCAGTTGTGGTAGTAGGCCTTGGGGAACATGCCCGATGTGGGGCTGGGCCATTGGCAGTTGTAGATCCGATACCCCTCGGGGGAGGAGTTGCCGGTGGGCTTGCCCCAGTTGAGACAGGTATTGCCGGACGGCTCGGCCGTGGACCAGAGATCACCGTTGTAGTACGACTTCCCGGACTTCGGCTCGACGGTGAGGCCGTCGTACGCGAAGCCGTCGTTCTTCTCGTCGTAGTACCAGCTCCACTGGGCGTCCCGCACCCCGTAGGTCTTGGGCGTGAACAGGCCCTTGGCGCCCCAGCGCGAGGAGTGGTTGTAGACGACGTCCTGGTAGATCTTCATGCCCTTGGCGTGGGCCGCGTTGATGAGGTCCTGGTAGGAGGCGCCGGCGGACTCCAGACGGGGGTCGACCTTGTAGAAGTCGTAGCCGTGGTAGCCGTGATAGTCGTAGTCGGACCGGTTCAGGACCACCGGGGTGATCCAGACGGCGGAGAAGCCGAGACCCTTGATGTAGTCGAGCTTGCTGACGAGTCCCTTGAAGTCGCCGCGGAACATGGGGTCGTTGTTGGCGGAGTTGCCGGATTTCTCGTGCTGGCTGCCACCGCGGTTGTTGCCGCTGTCACCGTCGTTGAAGCGGGCGGTGAGTACGAAGTAGATGGGGTCCTTGCGCGGATCGGTGCCCAGTGGTTTTCCGCCGGCCTGTTCGGCAGGCTTCTCACCTGTGGTGACGGTGGCGGCGGCCGATGCGGTGGAGGCGTTGCCCGCCGCGTCAACGGCCTTCACCGTGTAGCTGTAGGCCGTCCTCTCCTCCAGATTCGCATCGGAATGGACGGTGGAACCGACATCGGTGACCATCGTTCCCCTGGTGCCCCCGGTCCTGGTCACCTGGTACTTGGTGACGCCCCGGTCGTCCGTGGAGGGATCCCATGTCAACACCACCGAGACACCATCCGCGTCGGCGCTGACCTTCGCAGGTGCGGTCGGGGCTTCGGTGTCCGCGGGCTCGGCTTCGCACGGGTCCTCGGTGTCGGGGGTGACGGTCCTGTCCCTGACCGTCGAAACGCCCGACGGAATGGCGTAGTTGCCGCCGTTGTTGTTGTCCCAGACCCCGTTGCCGTTGTTGAACGCGGCGCTCATCGAGGTGGCACCGCCGAGATCGACGGACCGCTTCACCCATCCCGTGCAGGCTGCTTCCATACCCGCACCCGGCACGGTGGTCCACGAGCCGCCCGCCGGCTGGTAGTGGAGGTTGGTGGTGGTCCAGCCGACCGTGGTCGTCGAGTAGTAGACGGAGGCGGTGTTGGTGCCCGTCGGGGAGGGGCCGGGACCGGCGCCGGCGCACGGGTCGCTGTGGGCCACGACACCGTCCTTGACGGTGATGTTGCCGGCACCCAGGCCGTAGTTCTTACCGGCGTTGTTGTCCCAGACTCCCGAGCCGTTGTTGAACGTCACCGCCAGCCCGGAAGCGCTGCCCAGACTGACGGTCTTCTTCACCCAGTCGGTACAGGCGGCCTCCATCCGCACGCCGGGCGTGGTCGTCCAGGAACCGCCGTCCGGCGCATAGTGCAAGTGGTACGCCGACCAGTCCTTGGTCTTCGTGTAGTAGAAGACCGTCGCGGTGTTCTCCGTCGCCGCGGCGGGAACGGTGGACTGCGGGCCGGTCTGGGGTATCGCGGTGAGGAGTCCCAGCAGCCCGACAGTTGCCAAGGCTGCTGCCAGGGTGCGTCTCAGCAGCCGACAGGAAGTGCGTTTCATTCGTATCTCCAAGGGAGGGCCGCGGCCGGGCGGCCTCGGCAGCCGACTCGCAGGTGCTCATGGACCACCTGCGAGGTCCCGCCGGAGAACCCTGACGCGCCTCGGGGTTCGAGCGAGCAGTGCATTCCGGACAGCAAGCACTGTCAGAACCTTGCTGAAATCTCTTGCGGTGAGGAAATTACCTGAGCATGACATGCGCGTAAAGAGACTGGACAGGCATTCGGCACGGCGGTCGGTGCTCGACGGCTGATGGCACAGAGGGCCGGCGCGGCAGTGACGGATGCCGCACGAGGGAAGGCGGGCCTCCGGCGTGCGGCATGACGGGTCTGCGCGAGGGATCAGGCCGGGAGCCGGATGCCCCTGAGGTCCGTGCGGAGGCGGCGTCCGTCGGTGAGAATCGCTGCGGGCTGTGAAGCGGAGTCAGCCGATGGACCGAAAGGGCCTGCGGCAAGGGCGGTACGGGCGTCCCGGTGAGCGGGCGTCAGCCACGGCGGATCGGCGCCTCGGGCTGCGCGGGAGACTTGGTGATCTCGGCGTGGACCACCTTGAAGGCGCCCCTGATCACGGTCGTGAACGGCGCGGGGGCCATGCACGTACCGGCCTGCGGCCTGACGGGCTGGCCGCTCTCGTCGACGTGCTCGGGGTCGACGTTCACCACACCCCAGGAGAAGCCGAGCCGGTCCGGCTCCCCCTTCCCGCCCTGCTGGACACTGATGCCCAGCCGGGCGCCGACCTCTTCGACGTTCGACTTCGTCACGACTGCGGTCAGAGTCGCCGTCCGGCCGCTGGTGACCAGGCAGTCCACCCGTGCCTCCGCCCACCCCGCGGCGCCGCTTCGGGAGGTGTGGGAGAACTTCAGCGTGCCCCGGGCATCTGTGGACAGCCCCTCGGGGGCCCTGGGCGGCACCGGCCGGGTGAACGGCGTCTGTTCGGCATCGATGGTGAAGCGGATATCGTCGTCGATCGACTCGATGTAGGAGACCCGCGCCTTCCCGTGGACGCTCGCGGTCTTCGTCGCCTTCTTCTCGGCGGATGCGGCGGATGCGGACGTGGCGGGGGCCGGGGCTGCGGGACCGGCGGCGACCAGTCCGGCCAGAATGGCGACGGCTGCCGTAGCGCCGATTGCGGTGTTGCGCATGATGAACTCCCGTGTACTGAAGGGCGCTTGTGTTGCCGCGGTCGGCTGAACGGCTCAAGCTTCACCCCTGGCGCCCCCGCGATCCCATCCGCCGATCGGCACAAAGATCACGCCGCCGCCCGGCCCGCCTATGCCGTTCGGCAGAGGGTCCCGCCCTGTCGCACACCCGTACGCTGATCACCATGTGGGAATCAACCGGCCCGGCCGTCAAGGCGCTTGACGCTCTGCCCTCGGTCGCGGCCGCGGGCACGCTGGTGTGGGCCGTTGCCTGCCCCCGTGCCGCAGTTCGTCAGCGGCTCAGCCACCTCGCCCGCCCGACGACGGTCTGCGCGGCACTCTCCCTGATCACCAGCCTCGCCCTGCCGAAGGCTGGCTTCGGCTCCGGCTGGAAGCTGGCGGAGATCGCTGTCCTGTTGCTCCTCCTGGTCGCGGTCACCCGCTGGTCGCCCCTGCGCGAACTCACGTCGGCCCTCCCTGTGACCACCCTCGCGGTGACCCTCTGGCCGCTGCCGCTGGTCACCGGTGAGTCCTTCCTTGAATCCATCGGCATCGCCACCTTCTGGCTGCTTCCCGTCGCCGCCGCGGTGGCGGCCGGCGCCTACCCCCGCCGCCAGCAGCTCCGACGCCGGAGCGCGGTGGTCGAGGCCCGCAGCGCCCAGCGTCTTCAGCTCTCCCGCGACCTGCACGACTTCGTCGCCCATGACATCAGCGGAATCGTCGTCCAGGCCCAGGCGGCCCGCTTCGTCGCCGCCACCGACCCCTCCCACGCGGTGCTCGCCCTGGAACGCATCGAGAAGGCGGGCCTGAGCGCCCTGGCCGCGATGGACCGGACCGTACAGATGCTGCACGGTCCGGCGGCACCCGCCACCGACCCGCTCCCCGATGTGTCCCAACTGCTCCTACTCATAGAGAACTTCACCTCGGCCGGAGCCACCGAGGTACATCTGGACCTGCCTCCCCTGGCCCTGGAGGCGCTCACCCGCGAGGCGGGCTCCGCCGCGTACCGCATCGTCGTCGAGGCGTTGACCAACATCCGCCGACACGCCCCCGACGCCCCACGCGCCACCGTCGCACTCACCCCCACGGCCTCCACCGTGGAGATCCGCGTCACCAACGACCGCGGCGGTCGCTCCGGCCCGGCCCGCCGCCGCGTCTCCCGGGGCGGCCTCGGCCTCCCAGCCCTCACCGAGCACGCCGAGGCGCTGGGCGGAACCCTCTCGGCGGGGCCGCACGGCAACGGTGGCTGGCAGCTCATCGCCGTCCTGCCTGCCACTCTCCCGAAGGAGACATCATGACGACGCCCCTCGCCCCGACCCGCATCCTGATCGCCGACGACCAGGAGGACGTACGCAGCGGCTTCCGCCTGATTCTCGGCTCGCAGCCCGACATGACCGTGGTCGGCGAGGCGGCGGACGGCCTCACCGCCTTAGACCTCGCCCGCACCCTGCACCCCGACCTGATCCTCGCCGACATCCGGATGCCGGGGCTGGACGGCCTCGAACTCACCCGCCGCCTCGCCGGCCCCGACGTACCCGACCCCCTGCGTGTCCTCGTCGTCACCACCTTCGACCACGACGACTACGTACGCACGGCACTGCACGACGGCGCCTGCGGGTTCCTGCTCAAGCGCTCGGGCCCCGGGCTGCTGATCGAGGGGGTCAGAGCGGCGATGGCCGGGGACATCCTCATCAGCCCCCAGATCACGGTCCGTCTGCTCCAGACCCTCGCGCCCGCCGCGCCGGCAGCGCCCGCGGCTCCGTCGCCACTCACCGCCCGGGAGCAGGAGATCGCCCGTCTGGTCGCCCGGGGCCTCACCAACGCCCAGATCGGCGAGGCGCTCTTCGTCTCAGCGGGCACAGCCAAGACCCACATCGCGAACATCCAGGCGAAACTGAAGGCCCACAACCGGGTGGGCATTGCCGCCTGGGCCTGGGAAAGCGGTCTGGCCGCCCCAGTCCCACGGGAGTAGGGCGCATGCCCAGGAGCCGCGCGCGGCCGACCGTGGCGGAGGCTGTGGGACGAATAGACATACAGATGACAGGCGGAGACCCAGCACGGCGGCGTGAGACGACACCCAAGAGAGTTACGCCACGTTCTGTTCAACTCCGTCCCGGTACAACCACGGCAACTCCGGACTGAGCGCCTGCATGTGGTGTACGGGGGTGGGGCACTCCGGCAGTCGGCATCAAGGTCATCAGGCCGCCACGTCCACCCCGAGGCGTTCCGGGCCGCCTGGATACTGCTCCATCGGGTGCAGCCCCCCGGACACGGTTACCCAAAGAGAACCTATGGAGTCAGAACTGACCGGCCGCCACGCTCACCGTCGTACGGCTGCTGGTCCATGCATACGATGCGTGCATGCCCGCACTTCAGGAAGAACGCGTCGTGCAGCTGCTGCGGCCGCTGATGCGGACGCGCACCGTACTCGAACCGGCCCAAAGCCCACCCGAGACACATGCGTGTGGAAGTCGTCGGCGGGACGCCGCTCCTCCGCCCGTTCCCGCGCGGTCCCATGCGACCCGGGAGTTCGCCACCACGCGGTTCGGCGGGTTCCCGACGGTGGAGGAGGGCGAGACCTGGCCGTTGTGCGACGGCTGCGCCGACGACCTCACGTTCGTCGCGCAGGTCGACCACTCCCGCGACGGCCTGCACAACAGGCTCCCCGTCACGTTCTTCACGTTCTTCTACTGCTGGACGTGCCACCCGTGGGGACGGAAGCGCGAACGGGGCGGATGGCTCGTACGTTCCTACACGAAGCTGCGGCGCCCCGAGGTTCTCGTGCACGGCACCGAGCCCGGCTTCGCGGAACACCACGTGGTTCCACGCCTGGAGAAGTCGCTTCCCGACACGGTGGGAATGCGCCTGCACTGCCCTGCCCTCTGGGACCTTGTACCGGGCGACAGCGGCTCCCCCGAGGCATGGGCGAACCGGCGCGTCATCGACCACGCCGCGCTCGCTCTGACGCAAGAGCGTGCCCGAACACCGCACCTGCGCAATGCGGGAGTGGCGATCGGCGGATACCCGTACTGGGCGAACGGCGGGGACGAAACACCGGTCTGTACGGAATGCACCGTGCCGATGGAGCTGCTGTTGCAGATTCCGCCGAGCGAGCTCACCGACGCGATGTGGGGTGATGTCGGAACCTTGTATCTGTTCATGTGCCGAATACACACCCAGCGCACCGGGCTGCGCATCCAGAGCACATGAAACGAGAGGTCACCCCAGTCACCCCAGGTGGGTGCCTCACAGAGAACCTCACCCACCTCACCCCGAAGCCGAAAGACCGCACCCGGGTGCCATGTTGTCGGCGCCCTGTGTACGGGGACAGCGCGGCGGACAGCGGCAGTTCCCGCGCGGCGCGGCCGGCCGCGCCGCAGTCACCTCGGTGGTGACGCCCGGCCCACGGGTCTGGTGCAGCGGTGCTGAAGCGCGATCCAGATCTTTCGGAGTTCGGCGGTCTGAGGATGTCGAGAACGTTCCACCGGCTCCGTCCCAGGCACATCAGCGGCCACCACCGGCCGCACGAGAAAGAAGGAGAATCCAGCATGGCTGTTCAGCGGATGGACAACGTCGGCATCGTCGTCGAGGACATGGAGGCCGCCCTTGCGTTCTTCGTGGAACTCGGCCTGGAGCTGGAGGGCAGGGCGGAGATCAAGGGCCTCTTCGCCGACCAGTGCACCGGACTCGACGGCGTCCACTGCGACATCGCCATGGTCCGGACCCCGGACGGACACAGTAGGCTCGAACTGGCGAAGTACCGAAGCCCCGCGGTGATCAGCGCGGGGCCGCGTAACCGGCCGCACAACACTCTGGGCACGCACCGCGTCATGTTCGCCGTCGACGACATCGAGGACACCGTTGCCCGTCTGCGCCCTCACGGCGCCGAACTCGTCGGCGAGATCGCCCGGTTCGAGGACAGCTACCTGCTCTGCTATGTCCGCGGGCCGGAGGGCATCATCGTCGGACTGGCCGAGCAACTGCGCTGAGAAGGAGAAAGCGAGCCGTGCAGCCGAACGAGATTTCATCGAGCTTCCGAACCCCCCGATCAGCCAGGAGCCGCCGACCCACGAGGCGATCGGGAATGGCTGATCTGCTCACCGGGTCAACCTGAGCAGTTCATCGATCACCGGTTCCTCGCCGCTGCCACCGAGGTGGGCGATGGCCGCAAATGGCGCGATCACCTGACTCCAGGCATGGAGCCGGTCGCCGTCGAGCCCCTCGACGGCGGCGCGGAGCGCGGTCCCATGGCCATCGACCCGAAAGCCTGTGTCGGTGATCCGTGCTCCGACGCGGCGTTGCCCAGGTGCAGGTCACCGTGGAGAACACGGTGGTCGCCTCCGCGTCCAGCAGCCGCTCGCACCGCTGGATCGCCCTGTCCTACGCGGTGACGTCCATCCGTGCGCTGATCGCAGGCTCGGAAAGCCGCCCGCCCACCCGGGCGAAGGCCTCCTCGCACCGCCCACGCAGCACACGCGTCGGCAGCGCATGCGCGTGCCGCACAGGATGCCGGCGCCCCCCTGTGAGGACCTTGACCACGAGACCGGTGTCCAGGGCTGTCAGGTCTCCCCCTCGGCCACTCCCCCACCGGTCTTTCCCGCTACGGTGACCGCCCTGCCGATCCGTTCCACCAGGCCCGCGACCAGGCGGGCCTGCACCAGCGAGAAGCTCCACCGGAAGAGCCCGCCGCGCCGTGTCCTGAGAAGGGCTGCTAGGTCTTGTCTGATAAATGATCACCCGTGGGCTCAGAATGCCGGATGCTTGTTGACGGAGGGTGGCCAGCGTCACGGGGGATCGCGTCTCCTCCCGTGGCAGGCCATGAAGACGAGGAGAGTTAGCGGTGTTGGAGACCTACCTGTCCTGGTACCGCGAGGGCCGGATGGACGAGTCCGAGTTCCGCTCGGTCACCGACCACTTGGCCCAGTCCGGGCTGACCGTCGAGCACCCGATGCTGGGCTGCGG is a genomic window of Streptomyces sp. NBC_01237 containing:
- a CDS encoding VOC family protein, giving the protein MAVQRMDNVGIVVEDMEAALAFFVELGLELEGRAEIKGLFADQCTGLDGVHCDIAMVRTPDGHSRLELAKYRSPAVISAGPRNRPHNTLGTHRVMFAVDDIEDTVARLRPHGAELVGEIARFEDSYLLCYVRGPEGIIVGLAEQLR